A window of the Hordeum vulgare subsp. vulgare chromosome 5H, MorexV3_pseudomolecules_assembly, whole genome shotgun sequence genome harbors these coding sequences:
- the LOC123397905 gene encoding uncharacterized protein LOC123397905 — translation MSMDDCFIPLPSPLRDRWRCGSHPCLSQLDLDDRAAAGSGTAGEEAASHGVPRRILRSPNRPLAAPLRRLPPPLEPLPTYKGNSLHAFPEEEPKQQQVTLSRAALKGRYARLKENLNAKPQETKQHHHQVAVSCAASKGRNRDGWMSQERSTPEGINMEEHAWRFQPLPPLKWKGDFDRAPIGIPSVMRKRKPLEVRNALRERRVAAKQKDARYHAEVALRKYNRANNTKFELVEVKVISIFYEFGGGGAHYNFTAKQPEDQQNADADSTKLFFSEVDLYFRSENDVIMCCIVGENDTGRCYGCENYQPVVHPSSEAYGGGSSTCIDYPGSDGESDSD, via the exons ATGTCCATGGACGACTGCTTCATCCCGCTCCCCTCCCCACTCCGTGACCGCTGGCGGTGCGGCTCTCACCCCTGCCTGTCCCAGTTAGATCTGGACGACCGCGCGGCCGCCGGTTCTGGCACGGCGGGCGAGGAAGCCGCCTCGCATGGCGTCCCCAGACGCATCCTGCGGAGCCCTAACCGCCCACTCGCCGCCCCCCTGCGGCGCCTCCCTCCTCCCCTAGAACCGCTGCCTAC GTATAAGGGGAATTCGCTGCATGCCTTCCCAGAGGAGGAGCCAAAGCAACAACAGGTCACACTTTCACGCGCCGCTTTAAAGGGGAGATATGCAAG GCTTAAAGAGAATTTGAATGCCAAGCCACAGGAGACGAAGCAACACCACCATCAAGTTGCTGTCTCATGCGCCGCTTCAAAAGGGAG GAATCGAGATGGTTGGATGTCCCAGGAGAGGAGCACTCCCGAAGGTATCAATATGGAGGAACATGCTTGGAGGTTTCAGCCTCTGCCCCCACTCAAATGGAAGGGTGACTTTGACCGAGCTCCCATCGGAATTCCATCTGTAATGCGAAAGAGGAAACCTCTGGAGGTGAGGAACGCGCTCCGCGAAAGAAGAGTCGCGGCCAAGCAGAAGGATGCGCGCTACCACGCGGAGGTGGCCCTGCGTAAATACAACCGAGCGAACAACACCAag TTTGAGCTGGTGGAGGTAAAAGTGATATCTATTTTTTACGAGTTTGGAGGGGGCGGCGCCCATTATAACTTCACAGCTAAGCAGCCTGAGGACCAGCAGAATGCTGATGCCGACAGTACCAAGCTATTCTTCTCTGAAGTCGACCTCTATTTTCGGAGTGAGAATGATGTGATTATGTGCTGTATAGTTGGGGAAAATGACACAG GGCGTTGCTATGGCTGCGAAAACTACCAGCCTGTTGTTCACCCAAGCAGCGAAGCAtacggtggtggtagtagtacctGTATTGACTATCCTGGTTCGGACGGCGAAAGCGACAGCGACTAG